A genomic stretch from Bosea sp. F3-2 includes:
- a CDS encoding thioesterase family protein, with the protein MTNDTRALALFFSPFVSSAMRVEPQWIDYNGHLNMAYYHVLFDRAVDEVFSLVGLTRDYVETRHASTFTAECHILYKRELTDGDLVRVTAQLISFDDKRLHYYLEMRHAHEGWLAATSENLSLHVDMVHRRVVPFPADILANLALMKAAHSMMPRPATIGRIIGMPKKSAIRVDEAEERETETETRH; encoded by the coding sequence ATGACGAATGACACACGCGCTCTGGCGCTCTTCTTCTCGCCTTTTGTCTCGTCGGCGATGCGGGTCGAGCCGCAATGGATCGACTATAACGGCCATCTCAACATGGCCTATTACCATGTCCTGTTCGACCGTGCGGTGGACGAAGTCTTCTCGCTGGTCGGCCTGACGCGGGATTATGTCGAGACACGCCACGCCTCGACCTTCACCGCGGAATGCCACATCCTCTACAAGCGTGAGCTGACCGACGGCGACCTCGTGCGTGTCACCGCCCAGCTGATCAGCTTCGACGACAAGCGCCTGCACTATTATCTGGAGATGCGCCACGCCCATGAGGGCTGGCTCGCCGCGACGAGCGAGAACCTGTCGCTGCATGTCGACATGGTCCATCGCAGGGTCGTGCCCTTTCCCGCCGACATCCTCGCGAATCTCGCCTTGATGAAGGCGGCGCACAGCATGATGCCGCGGCCGGCCACGATCGGTCGTATCATCGGCATGCCGAAGAAGTCGGCGATCCGCGTCGATGAGGCGGAGGAACGCGAGACGGAAACCGAGACCCGGCATTGA
- a CDS encoding FAD-linked oxidase C-terminal domain-containing protein, producing MSLPATASHDSPVPAAALPPSPEAVAAVTQALAARFGNRLVTSLAVRQQHGHTLTWIPNLPPDAVVFPQNTAEVSEIVKLCAAHAVPVIAFGTGTSLEGHVNAVYGGVCIDMSQMKRIIAVHAEDLDVVVEAGVTRKELNEHLRDQGLMFPIDPGADASIGGMAATRASGTNAVRYGTMKDNVLALKAVMADGSVVKTSTRARKTSAGYDLTRLLVGSEGTLGIITEVTLKLHGIPEAIAAGVCPFPSVKAACDATILTIQTGLPVARIELLDDVMIRGVNLHAKLGLPETTMLFVEFHGTEAGVAEQSERFGEIAAEFGGGPFEWATKAEDRSRLWQARHDAYWAAKALRPGFDSVATDVCVPISQLAECVEETKRDIEESGLIAPIAGHVGDGNFHTQPLVDLNDKAEVERAQAFIDRLVKRALAMGGTCTGEHGVGQKKIKYLEQEHGAEALAVMRTLKRALDPQNILNPGKIIVL from the coding sequence ATGAGCCTGCCAGCCACCGCCTCTCATGACAGCCCTGTCCCTGCCGCAGCGCTGCCCCCGTCGCCGGAAGCTGTCGCGGCCGTGACGCAGGCGCTGGCCGCGCGCTTCGGCAATCGGCTCGTCACTAGCCTGGCGGTACGCCAGCAGCACGGCCACACGCTGACCTGGATCCCGAACCTGCCGCCGGATGCGGTGGTGTTTCCGCAGAATACCGCGGAAGTCTCCGAGATCGTGAAGCTCTGCGCCGCCCATGCCGTGCCGGTCATCGCCTTCGGCACCGGCACCTCGCTGGAGGGCCATGTCAACGCGGTCTATGGCGGCGTCTGCATCGACATGTCGCAGATGAAGCGGATCATCGCCGTCCATGCCGAGGATCTCGACGTGGTGGTCGAGGCCGGCGTCACCCGCAAGGAGCTCAACGAGCATCTGCGTGACCAGGGCCTGATGTTCCCGATCGATCCGGGCGCCGACGCCTCGATCGGCGGCATGGCGGCGACGCGCGCTTCCGGCACCAATGCGGTCCGCTATGGGACGATGAAAGACAATGTGCTGGCGCTGAAGGCGGTGATGGCCGACGGCTCCGTCGTCAAGACCTCGACGCGGGCCCGCAAGACCTCCGCGGGCTACGATCTCACCCGCCTGCTCGTCGGCTCGGAAGGCACGCTCGGCATCATCACCGAGGTGACGCTGAAGCTGCACGGCATCCCGGAGGCGATCGCGGCCGGCGTCTGCCCCTTCCCGTCGGTAAAGGCGGCCTGCGACGCGACGATCCTGACCATTCAGACCGGCCTGCCGGTCGCGCGCATCGAGCTCCTCGACGACGTGATGATCCGCGGCGTCAACCTGCACGCCAAGCTCGGCCTGCCGGAGACGACGATGCTCTTCGTCGAGTTCCATGGCACGGAAGCCGGCGTCGCCGAGCAATCCGAGCGCTTCGGCGAGATTGCGGCCGAGTTCGGCGGCGGCCCCTTCGAATGGGCGACCAAGGCCGAGGACCGCTCCAGGCTTTGGCAGGCGCGCCATGACGCCTACTGGGCGGCGAAGGCGCTCCGGCCTGGCTTCGACTCGGTCGCGACCGATGTCTGCGTGCCGATCTCGCAGCTCGCCGAATGCGTCGAGGAGACCAAGCGCGATATCGAGGAATCCGGATTGATCGCGCCGATTGCGGGCCATGTCGGCGACGGCAACTTCCACACGCAACCGCTGGTCGATCTCAACGACAAGGCCGAGGTCGAGCGGGCCCAGGCCTTCATCGACCGGCTGGTGAAGCGTGCTCTCGCCATGGGCGGCACCTGCACGGGCGAGCACGGCGTCGGCCAGAAGAAGATCAAGTATCTCGAGCAGGAGCACGGGGCGGAAGCGCTCGCGGTCATGCGGACTCTGAAGCGTGCGCTCGACCCGCAGAACATCCTCAACCCGGGAAAGATCATCGTCCTGTGA
- a CDS encoding AsmA family protein has protein sequence MRESLTVLAGLLVLALLAALVGPGFVDWRAYRPQIEARLSEALGVETQIGGAIGLRLLPSPRISLENVRIGNSDGTTSTAMAEQATVELALAAMARGEFRFSEVEIDGATITLSLDETGAIRLPERTGKGLPAEARLDRLRISRSALIWREPGKPAVALAPIAAEVSAVSFAGPWRFEGEVAGASLRVTTGELEEGGRLRAKAFLTGEDLQLNFDGSLVLPTGPGRVAVELDGAFGLSPGGAVSLSGRVKGGGRQLDLAGLTLDLAGGAARLEGEGQYLPGTGTGSLALRARRLDADALAAALAERQGFERALQGLPGALDIGLDLDQVIWRGEDFSTFALRGRLHDGGLGDASASVRVAGALVGASGSLGAKGASGRINLKADDARRVALVLARAGLDPAMADFIAGLGRIDADAVGAWASGRIAFQRLLVAGSSGLRLDASGEAGPTRLAAKATVSGLALDTLPPGTSFSGLFRQRDIALDLTLANARFRNAPPGSASLDIRREGDVWRLSRLSVDGFGGVNVTGAGSLLAEGGEISGRVRAPRFETLTALAGPLLPDAAVQALMRAGEGVARLDTGFRLTRAASGETALSAEGNAAAGKLTVKGQLDRAGNWSRTTLGFDLADRRQAFTALGLPAPMQGGAGRLTLDIDKGRMVGSLAGPGLSIVVEDGTGQMQVSLQAEGPGQVLAEGPARLLPDGVLDAHARLQVTSEAVRLDAVAANLGGMAASGSFTLPRDGRYTGRFAIPAADLRQLIATALGPAPLAPGSIWSTARFGSVGELPEFDIGVEAGSLAVFDGGTIRNASFTLRSDQDGLRVEDIKGAFGGGQVTGRLGLRRDGGLAQLNGRLGLTAIDVVELTKGAVGGKASGQVEFGGSGETPARLIAGLSGAGSLSLTGTRLARFDPNAYARVIASTGEDASESDASRLQDRLAEALDRDAWALGDVTLPFTLAGGLIRLQPFSFERNGLRAEASGIVDLRALNADLRLGLKPIGALPKGWPGDAPQIGIAWRGPLSNLRRESDVSALSNTVAARALAREIERVEAFEADARERATHARRLRAEREMRENERKLNEFLKVQEETRLAEEKRQEELRRAEELRRLAEEKRAEDARRAEQARIEQEVRRRIEADERARAAAERAAVQTTPAPQQQPGPLVLPGAPRTSSPEGAVQQPAPPLQILPGARPRN, from the coding sequence TTGCGTGAAAGCCTGACAGTTCTGGCCGGCCTGCTGGTACTGGCGCTGCTGGCGGCCCTGGTCGGCCCCGGCTTTGTCGATTGGCGCGCCTATCGTCCGCAGATCGAGGCCAGGCTGAGTGAAGCGCTGGGCGTGGAGACGCAGATCGGCGGGGCGATCGGCCTGCGCCTGCTGCCGTCGCCGCGCATCTCCCTTGAAAATGTCCGGATCGGCAATAGCGACGGCACAACCAGCACGGCGATGGCCGAGCAGGCGACCGTCGAGCTGGCGCTCGCCGCCATGGCGCGCGGGGAGTTCCGGTTTTCGGAGGTCGAGATCGACGGGGCCACGATCACGCTTTCCCTCGACGAGACGGGGGCGATCCGCCTGCCCGAACGGACCGGCAAGGGCCTGCCGGCGGAAGCGCGGCTCGACAGGTTGCGGATCAGCCGTTCGGCTCTGATCTGGCGCGAGCCGGGCAAGCCGGCGGTCGCACTGGCGCCGATCGCCGCGGAGGTTTCCGCCGTCAGCTTTGCGGGGCCCTGGCGGTTCGAGGGCGAGGTGGCGGGCGCGTCCCTGCGCGTGACGACGGGCGAGCTGGAAGAGGGCGGCCGGCTGCGTGCCAAGGCCTTCCTCACCGGCGAGGATCTGCAGCTCAATTTCGACGGCTCGCTGGTCCTGCCGACGGGGCCGGGGCGGGTCGCCGTCGAGCTCGACGGCGCCTTCGGCCTGTCGCCGGGCGGAGCGGTCTCGCTGTCGGGGCGGGTCAAGGGCGGCGGTCGCCAGCTCGACCTTGCCGGTCTTACGCTGGACCTTGCCGGCGGTGCAGCGAGGCTGGAGGGTGAAGGACAATATCTGCCGGGAACCGGAACCGGCTCTCTGGCGCTGCGGGCTCGCCGGCTCGATGCCGATGCGCTGGCGGCGGCGCTGGCGGAGCGCCAGGGCTTCGAGCGGGCGCTGCAGGGCCTGCCGGGCGCTCTCGATATCGGCCTCGACCTCGATCAGGTCATCTGGCGTGGCGAGGATTTTTCGACATTTGCGCTGCGCGGACGGCTGCATGACGGCGGACTGGGCGATGCTTCGGCCTCGGTCCGCGTAGCCGGCGCCTTGGTCGGGGCGAGCGGCAGTCTGGGCGCCAAAGGGGCGTCGGGCCGCATCAACCTCAAGGCGGATGATGCGCGGCGCGTTGCGCTGGTTCTGGCCAGGGCGGGACTCGACCCGGCCATGGCCGATTTCATTGCCGGGCTCGGGCGTATCGATGCCGATGCGGTCGGCGCTTGGGCGTCGGGGCGGATCGCGTTCCAGCGGTTGCTGGTTGCGGGTTCATCCGGCTTGCGGCTCGACGCTTCCGGCGAGGCCGGGCCGACCAGGCTCGCCGCCAAGGCGACGGTCAGCGGGCTTGCGCTCGACACGCTGCCACCGGGGACGAGCTTCAGCGGGTTGTTCAGGCAGCGCGATATCGCGCTCGACCTGACGCTCGCCAATGCGCGCTTCCGCAATGCTCCGCCGGGTTCGGCCAGCCTCGATATCCGCCGCGAGGGCGATGTCTGGCGATTGAGCCGGCTCTCGGTCGACGGTTTCGGCGGCGTCAACGTCACCGGAGCAGGCTCGCTGCTGGCTGAGGGCGGGGAGATCTCGGGACGGGTCCGTGCGCCGCGTTTCGAGACCCTGACGGCACTGGCCGGGCCGCTGCTGCCGGATGCGGCCGTGCAGGCGTTGATGCGGGCGGGAGAGGGGGTAGCACGGCTGGACACCGGCTTCCGCCTGACGCGGGCGGCCTCGGGCGAAACCGCGCTCTCGGCCGAGGGCAACGCCGCGGCGGGGAAGCTGACGGTCAAAGGCCAGCTCGACCGTGCGGGAAACTGGAGCCGCACCACCCTGGGCTTCGATCTCGCCGACCGGCGCCAGGCCTTCACGGCGCTTGGCCTGCCCGCGCCGATGCAGGGCGGTGCTGGCCGGCTCACGCTCGACATCGACAAGGGCCGCATGGTCGGCTCGCTGGCCGGGCCGGGGCTGTCGATCGTCGTTGAGGATGGTACCGGGCAGATGCAGGTCTCGCTGCAGGCCGAAGGGCCGGGCCAGGTTCTGGCGGAGGGGCCGGCGCGGCTGTTGCCAGACGGCGTGCTCGATGCCCATGCGCGGCTGCAGGTGACCAGCGAGGCGGTTCGGCTCGACGCCGTCGCAGCCAATCTTGGTGGCATGGCAGCCAGCGGCTCGTTCACCTTGCCGCGCGATGGGCGCTACACGGGACGTTTCGCGATTCCCGCCGCCGATCTGCGCCAGCTGATCGCGACGGCTCTGGGGCCGGCGCCGCTGGCGCCCGGATCGATCTGGTCCACCGCGCGGTTCGGGAGCGTCGGCGAGTTGCCGGAGTTCGACATTGGGGTCGAGGCCGGCTCGCTCGCAGTCTTCGACGGTGGGACGATCCGTAATGCGAGCTTCACGTTGCGTTCGGATCAGGACGGGCTGAGGGTCGAAGACATCAAGGGAGCCTTCGGCGGAGGCCAGGTCACAGGCCGCCTCGGCCTGCGCCGTGATGGTGGGCTCGCCCAGCTCAATGGACGCCTCGGCTTGACGGCGATCGACGTCGTGGAGCTGACCAAGGGCGCTGTCGGCGGCAAGGCTTCGGGGCAGGTCGAGTTCGGTGGATCGGGCGAGACGCCGGCCCGCCTGATCGCGGGCCTGAGCGGGGCCGGCAGCCTGTCGCTCACTGGCACGCGCCTCGCCCGTTTCGATCCGAATGCTTATGCCCGCGTCATCGCCAGCACCGGGGAGGATGCCTCCGAGAGCGATGCCTCGCGTCTGCAGGACCGGCTGGCTGAAGCGCTCGATCGCGATGCCTGGGCGCTCGGCGACGTCACCTTGCCGTTCACGCTGGCGGGCGGACTCATCCGGCTGCAGCCATTCAGCTTCGAGCGCAACGGCTTGCGGGCGGAGGCGAGCGGCATCGTCGATCTGCGCGCGCTCAATGCCGATCTCCGGCTCGGCCTCAAGCCTATCGGCGCGCTGCCGAAGGGCTGGCCCGGCGATGCGCCGCAGATCGGGATCGCCTGGCGTGGCCCGCTCTCGAACCTGCGACGGGAGAGCGATGTCAGTGCGCTGTCGAACACGGTGGCGGCGCGGGCTCTGGCGCGCGAGATCGAGCGCGTCGAAGCCTTTGAGGCGGATGCGCGCGAGCGGGCGACGCATGCGCGGCGGCTCAGGGCCGAGCGCGAGATGCGCGAGAACGAGCGCAAGCTCAACGAGTTCCTGAAGGTGCAGGAGGAGACCCGCCTCGCCGAGGAGAAGCGGCAGGAAGAGCTGCGACGGGCCGAGGAGCTGCGCAGGCTAGCCGAGGAGAAGCGGGCTGAGGACGCCCGCAGGGCGGAGCAGGCGCGCATCGAACAGGAAGTACGTCGGCGCATCGAGGCCGACGAGCGCGCCCGGGCCGCGGCCGAGCGCGCCGCTGTACAGACTACTCCCGCGCCTCAGCAACAGCCGGGGCCACTTGTCCTGCCGGGTGCGCCGCGTACCAGCTCTCCGGAAGGCGCCGTTCAGCAGCCGGCCCCGCCGCTGCAGATCCTGCCGGGCGCGCGGCCGCGCAATTGA
- a CDS encoding ribbon-helix-helix domain-containing protein — protein sequence MSAERKRSLSIAGHRTSVSLEDAFWEALKEIAAGEGRSLSVLIAEIDTARGDINLSAALRLHALAHYRKLAGERS from the coding sequence ATGAGCGCGGAGCGCAAGCGCTCCCTCAGCATCGCAGGCCATCGCACCAGCGTCTCACTGGAAGACGCGTTCTGGGAGGCGCTGAAGGAGATCGCGGCCGGCGAAGGGCGCAGCCTCTCCGTCCTGATCGCCGAGATCGATACTGCGCGCGGCGACATCAACCTCTCCGCGGCCCTGCGCCTCCACGCTCTCGCGCATTACCGCAAGCTGGCCGGGGAACGGAGCTGA
- a CDS encoding DUF4169 family protein — protein MAEIINLRRARKQKARAEADKAAEQNRISFGRTKAERSLTEAERDKAARHIDGHRLSRDDAPEKA, from the coding sequence ATGGCCGAGATCATCAACCTTCGCCGCGCCCGCAAGCAGAAGGCGCGCGCGGAGGCGGACAAGGCGGCCGAGCAGAACCGCATCAGCTTCGGCCGAACCAAGGCCGAGCGCAGCCTCACCGAGGCCGAGCGCGACAAGGCCGCCCGCCACATCGACGGTCATCGCCTGTCGCGGGACGACGCGCCGGAGAAGGCATGA
- the fumC gene encoding class II fumarate hydratase, giving the protein MTETRTETDSFGPIAVPADRYWGAQTQRSLENFRIGGERERLPLPLVHGLVLVKKAAAHVNARLGLLEQRVAGAIGQAADEALAGKFDSHFPLVIWQTGSGTQSNMNANEVLANRANELLGAGLGAKSPVHPNDHVNRGQSSNDSFPTAMHVAAVLEISRKLLPALRNLEKALNAKAEAFKHLVKIGRTHLQDATPVTLGQEFSGYAMQLHLGIGRIEAALGGLYALAQGGTAVGTGLNTHPDFAALFAKEVATLTGLPFRTAENKFEALASHGALAAAHGALAALASDLFKIANDIRLMGSGPRSGLGEISLPENEPGSSIMPGKVNPTQAEALTMVATQVHGNQATIGFAASQGHFELNVFKPVIAAAFLQSVRLLADAAESFRTNCVEGIEANETQLKELLSRSLMLVTALAPAIGYDRAANIAKAAHHNGTTLREEALKAGVDADLFDKTVKPEQMLGPR; this is encoded by the coding sequence ATGACCGAGACGCGCACCGAAACCGATTCCTTCGGCCCCATCGCTGTGCCCGCGGACCGGTATTGGGGCGCGCAGACGCAGCGCTCCCTCGAAAATTTCCGGATCGGCGGCGAGCGTGAGCGCCTGCCGCTGCCGCTCGTGCATGGGCTGGTGCTGGTCAAGAAGGCGGCTGCCCACGTCAACGCCAGGCTCGGCCTGCTCGAGCAGCGCGTTGCCGGCGCCATCGGCCAGGCGGCGGACGAGGCGCTTGCCGGCAAGTTCGACAGCCATTTCCCGCTGGTGATCTGGCAGACCGGCTCAGGCACCCAGTCCAACATGAACGCCAACGAGGTGCTGGCGAACCGGGCGAACGAGCTCCTCGGCGCCGGCCTCGGCGCCAAGAGCCCGGTCCATCCCAACGACCACGTCAATCGCGGCCAGTCCTCGAACGACTCCTTCCCCACCGCGATGCATGTCGCGGCTGTCCTCGAGATCAGCCGCAAGCTACTCCCGGCCCTGCGCAATCTCGAAAAGGCGCTCAACGCCAAGGCCGAGGCCTTCAAGCACCTCGTCAAGATCGGCCGCACCCATCTGCAGGATGCCACGCCCGTCACGCTCGGCCAGGAATTCTCCGGCTATGCGATGCAGCTCCATCTCGGCATCGGCCGCATCGAAGCCGCACTCGGCGGGCTCTACGCGCTGGCGCAGGGTGGCACCGCCGTCGGCACCGGCCTCAACACCCATCCGGATTTCGCCGCGCTCTTCGCCAAGGAGGTCGCGACGCTGACCGGCCTGCCCTTCCGCACGGCCGAGAACAAGTTCGAGGCGCTGGCGAGCCATGGCGCGCTCGCCGCCGCCCATGGCGCGCTGGCGGCGCTCGCCTCCGACCTGTTCAAGATCGCCAACGACATCCGCCTGATGGGCTCCGGCCCGCGCTCAGGCCTCGGCGAGATCAGCCTGCCGGAGAACGAGCCCGGCTCCTCGATCATGCCCGGCAAGGTCAACCCGACCCAGGCCGAGGCGCTGACCATGGTCGCGACCCAGGTTCACGGCAACCAGGCGACGATCGGCTTCGCCGCGAGCCAGGGCCATTTCGAACTCAACGTCTTCAAGCCAGTGATCGCCGCCGCCTTCCTGCAGTCGGTCCGGCTGCTGGCCGACGCGGCCGAGAGCTTCCGCACCAACTGCGTCGAGGGCATCGAGGCCAATGAGACGCAGCTCAAGGAGCTGCTGTCGCGCTCGCTCATGCTGGTGACCGCGCTCGCCCCGGCGATCGGCTACGACAGGGCCGCCAACATCGCCAAGGCCGCGCATCACAACGGCACGACGCTGCGTGAGGAAGCGCTCAAGGCCGGTGTCGACGCCGATCTCTTCGACAAGACGGTCAAGCCCGAGCAGATGCTCGGCCCGCGCTGA
- a CDS encoding SspB family protein, whose amino-acid sequence MSKDVLRYDLMVQEALKGVVRKILTEAARDGLPGEHHFYITFRTGAPGVRLSQRLREKHPDEMTIVLQHQFWDLSVSDHAFEVGLSFSGVPERLLIPFDAVTTFFDPSVQFGLKFETQGEPEEVDAPQPESVAAPASVPTKVVPAGVPALKTRASAAEASDKGSDATISETDDDGKSGAEVVSLDSFRKKT is encoded by the coding sequence ATGTCCAAAGATGTTCTTCGTTATGATCTGATGGTGCAGGAAGCGCTGAAGGGCGTTGTCCGCAAGATCCTGACGGAGGCGGCGCGGGACGGCCTGCCGGGCGAGCACCATTTCTACATCACCTTCCGGACCGGGGCGCCCGGTGTGCGCCTGTCGCAGCGCCTGCGCGAGAAGCACCCGGACGAGATGACGATCGTCCTCCAGCACCAGTTCTGGGACCTCAGCGTCAGCGACCATGCCTTCGAGGTCGGCCTGTCCTTCTCGGGCGTGCCGGAGCGGCTGCTCATTCCCTTCGATGCGGTGACGACCTTCTTCGACCCCTCCGTGCAGTTCGGCCTGAAGTTCGAGACGCAGGGCGAGCCGGAGGAGGTTGATGCCCCGCAACCTGAGTCGGTAGCCGCCCCCGCGAGCGTTCCCACCAAGGTCGTACCAGCCGGCGTGCCGGCGCTGAAGACGCGAGCTTCGGCGGCAGAGGCCTCGGACAAGGGCAGCGACGCGACGATCAGCGAGACCGATGACGACGGCAAGAGCGGCGCCGAAGTCGTCAGCCTCGATTCCTTCCGCAAGAAGACCTGA
- a CDS encoding PepSY domain-containing protein: MWIKTTGIRLLVALALNGLVGVAGHARETGALISESEARNIAWSAGLVHVEAITRTDDRWEISGRSVDDNEMILDIDIRNGRILD; this comes from the coding sequence ATGTGGATCAAAACGACCGGAATCCGCTTGCTGGTCGCCCTCGCACTGAACGGTCTTGTCGGAGTGGCCGGGCATGCCCGGGAAACGGGAGCCCTCATTTCGGAAAGCGAGGCCCGGAACATCGCCTGGAGCGCCGGCCTCGTCCATGTCGAGGCGATAACGCGCACCGACGACCGCTGGGAGATATCCGGCCGCAGCGTCGACGACAACGAGATGATCCTCGACATCGACATTCGAAATGGTCGCATTCTCGATTGA
- a CDS encoding PepSY domain-containing protein, with translation MLSRRSLLALAASGPFWLQGHEGHAQTPETINPAQPPVSMDQARRIAAENGVVRVEEIKLDKDAWKVEGRDSTGAVIEISLRASDGVIIKMERERPASAEAGRN, from the coding sequence ATGCTTTCGCGCAGATCGCTCCTGGCACTTGCCGCCTCCGGCCCGTTCTGGCTCCAGGGCCATGAAGGCCACGCGCAGACGCCCGAGACCATCAACCCCGCGCAGCCGCCGGTCTCGATGGACCAGGCCCGCCGCATCGCCGCCGAGAACGGCGTCGTCCGCGTCGAGGAGATCAAACTCGACAAGGACGCCTGGAAGGTCGAGGGCCGGGACAGCACGGGCGCCGTGATCGAGATCAGCCTGCGGGCCAGCGACGGTGTCATCATCAAGATGGAGCGCGAGCGTCCAGCCTCCGCCGAAGCCGGACGCAACTAG
- a CDS encoding thymidylate synthase — protein sequence MRQYHDLLQRVLTEGVRKDDRTGTGTLAVFGHQMRFDLSEGFPLVTTKKLHLKSIIHELIWFLRGDTNVRYLQENGVTIWDEWADANGDLGPVYGRQWRSWAAPDGQVIDQIAWVVNEIRRNPDSRRLIVSAWNPADIPKMALAPCHCLFQFFVQPSEDGRGKLSCQLYQRSADVFLGVPFNVASYALLTHMMAQVTGLGVGDFVHSFGDTHLYVNHLDQARLQLSREPRALPKLSLNPAVTRLEDFQFGDVTISDYDPHPPIKAPIAV from the coding sequence ATGCGCCAGTACCATGACCTGCTTCAACGTGTCCTGACCGAAGGCGTCCGCAAGGACGACCGCACCGGCACCGGCACGCTCGCCGTCTTCGGCCACCAGATGCGCTTCGACCTGTCGGAAGGGTTCCCGCTCGTCACCACCAAGAAGCTGCATCTGAAATCGATCATCCACGAGCTGATCTGGTTCCTGCGCGGCGACACCAATGTGCGCTACCTGCAGGAGAACGGCGTCACGATCTGGGACGAGTGGGCCGACGCGAATGGCGATCTCGGGCCGGTCTATGGCCGGCAATGGCGCTCCTGGGCGGCGCCTGACGGGCAGGTGATCGACCAGATCGCCTGGGTGGTGAACGAGATCCGGCGCAATCCGGACTCGCGCCGCCTGATCGTCTCGGCCTGGAACCCCGCTGACATTCCGAAGATGGCGCTGGCGCCCTGCCATTGCCTGTTCCAGTTCTTCGTCCAGCCTTCCGAAGACGGGCGCGGCAAGCTGTCCTGCCAGCTCTACCAGCGCTCGGCAGACGTCTTCCTCGGCGTGCCTTTCAATGTCGCGAGCTATGCGCTGCTGACCCACATGATGGCACAGGTCACCGGCCTCGGCGTCGGCGATTTCGTCCATTCCTTCGGCGATACTCACCTCTATGTGAACCATCTCGATCAGGCCCGGTTGCAGCTTTCGCGCGAGCCCCGCGCGCTGCCGAAGCTCTCGCTCAATCCGGCGGTGACGCGGCTGGAGGATTTCCAGTTCGGGGACGTGACGATCTCGGACTATGATCCGCACCCGCCCATCAAAGCGCCGATCGCGGTCTAA
- the ligD gene encoding non-homologous end-joining DNA ligase: MCARRVLRAGLGGHTLQGPLTRRRKLERLFTDPMPQRVEPCLALLTSKSPTGRDWSYEIKWDGYRLALHIEPGERVRIITRGGHDWTSRFPIIAHDALELGVNSAILDGEAVIVDERGASDFGALQKALGGLGGKRTTSQAILYAFDLLYLNGHDIRALACEERRGILEDILGGSPHNSIHLSEDINADGPAFLRLACEMGLEGIIAKRRSAPYRSGRGGEWLKIKCVQSESFVIIGYEPSVAAPGGVGRILVAAREDGQLVYVGSVSTGFTDASATALREQMDQLIIEKPAVNMTGRSKAYRWIKPELVAEIEFRAWTDDGELRHGSFKGLRESADEASVYDLPDQ, encoded by the coding sequence ATGTGCGCGCGGCGCGTTCTCAGGGCCGGGCTGGGCGGGCATACGCTTCAGGGACCGCTCACCCGGCGGCGGAAGTTGGAGCGCCTCTTCACGGATCCAATGCCGCAACGTGTCGAGCCGTGTCTCGCGCTTTTGACCAGCAAGTCGCCGACCGGCCGGGATTGGTCCTATGAGATCAAATGGGACGGCTATCGCCTCGCCCTCCACATCGAGCCTGGCGAGCGGGTCCGGATTATCACGCGAGGTGGGCATGACTGGACGTCGCGCTTTCCCATCATTGCTCACGACGCCCTTGAACTCGGAGTCAACAGCGCGATCCTGGACGGGGAGGCGGTCATCGTCGACGAGCGCGGAGCCTCAGACTTCGGAGCGCTGCAGAAGGCCTTGGGCGGCCTCGGCGGGAAGCGGACCACATCCCAGGCAATCCTCTATGCCTTCGACCTGCTCTATCTGAATGGCCACGATATCCGCGCGCTCGCCTGCGAGGAGCGACGAGGAATTCTCGAGGACATCCTGGGAGGCTCGCCGCACAATTCGATCCACCTGAGCGAGGACATCAACGCGGATGGGCCGGCATTCCTGCGGCTGGCCTGCGAGATGGGGCTAGAGGGCATTATTGCGAAGCGGCGATCCGCTCCCTACCGATCTGGGCGTGGCGGGGAATGGCTCAAGATCAAGTGCGTCCAGTCCGAGAGCTTCGTCATCATTGGCTATGAGCCTTCGGTCGCGGCGCCTGGCGGTGTCGGCCGCATTCTGGTCGCAGCTCGAGAGGACGGCCAGCTCGTCTATGTTGGAAGTGTTAGCACTGGTTTCACCGATGCGAGCGCGACAGCCCTGCGGGAGCAGATGGACCAACTCATCATCGAAAAGCCCGCGGTCAACATGACCGGTCGAAGCAAGGCGTATCGTTGGATCAAGCCGGAGCTGGTCGCGGAGATTGAATTCCGTGCCTGGACCGACGACGGCGAGCTTCGCCATGGATCCTTCAAGGGCCTGCGCGAGAGCGCCGACGAGGCGTCGGTCTACGATCTGCCGGATCAGTAG